The following proteins are encoded in a genomic region of Brachyhypopomus gauderio isolate BG-103 unplaced genomic scaffold, BGAUD_0.2 sc69, whole genome shotgun sequence:
- the slc13a3 gene encoding Na(+)/dicarboxylate cotransporter 3 isoform X2, whose translation MGEDKRAYRDIKEQGLCVLCSRLIMGMMITSSFLSMWLSNTATTAMMLPIANAILESLFGDLKTLKDKCKVKEDPESQCQVKLHMLPPEKHSLPEEDSPQCQLSLWQPHMAEGTGRADHRSPEEIRGEAEYQLKVWKGFLICIPYSASIGGTATLTGTAPNLILVGQLRSYFPQCDLINFGSWFVFAFPLMVIFLFVAWIWIAFLYGGLTARLCKNKQDNRAAAEAKAKAIIDEDYRKLGPINFAEGSISFFFIIYAVLLFTRDPKFVTGWSVFFNKGYVSDAVTGVIIISILFFFPSKRPSLSWWFNPRASTTPYVPLLSWKRTQECVPWNIILLLGGGFAMAKGCEASGLAVLIGEHLQPIAEVPPAVASILITAFIACFTEFASNTATIIIFLPVIAELAMRVNANPLYFMIPATIGCSYAFMLPVSTPPNSIAFASGHLMVKDMVKTGFMMNILGVVCVSLAMNTWGLHLFTLHTYPEWARTLNTTVTAVSITTVPAFNFTG comes from the exons ATGGGAGAAGACAAGAGGGCATATCGGGACATTAAGGAGCAAG gtctgtgtgtgctgtgctccaGGCTGATCATGGGCATGATGATTACGTCCTCCTTCCTCTCTATGTGGTTGAGTAACACTGCCACTACAGCCATGATGCTGCCCATTGCTAACGCCATCCTGGAGAGTCTGTTTGGAGACCTGAAGACCCTGAAGGACAAGTGCAAAGTCAAGGAAGACCCTGAAA GTCAGTGTCAGGTAAAGCTGCACATGCTCCCACCAGAGAAGCACTCCCTGCCCGAGGAGGACAG TCCTCAGTGCCAGCTGTCTCTATGGCAACCCCACATGGCCGAAGGAACGGGAAGAGCTGATCATAGGAGTCCGGAGGAGATCCGGGGCGAGGCGGAGTACCAGCTGAAAGTTTGGAAGGGATTCCTCATCTGCATCCCTTACTCGGCAAGCATCGGAGGTACGGCCACCCTCACGGGAACCGCTCCGAACCTCATCCTTGTCGGGCAGCTCAGGAG TTACTTCCCACAGTGTGACTTGATCAATTTCGGGTCATGGTTTGTCTTCGCTTTTCCACTCATGGTCATCTTCCTTTTCGTTGCATGGATCTGGATTGCATTCCTCTATGGAGGATTGACAGCacg attgtgtaaaaacaaacaagacaACCGCGCAGCTGCGGAAGCGAAGGCCAAAGCAATCATTGATGAAGACTACAGAAAGCTCGGGCCCATCAA TTTTGCTGAGGGATCCATTTCGTTCTTCTTCATTATCTATGCTGTCCTCCTCTTCACGAGAGACCCTAAGTTTGTCACAGGGTGGTCCGTGTTCTTCAACAAAGG GTACGTGTCAGATGCCGTCACAGGAGTCATCATCATCTCCatcctcttcttcttcccctcAAAGCGTCCCTCGCTGAGCTGGTGGTTCAACCCTCGGG cctccaccactcCATATGTGCCCCTGCTGTCATGGAAGAGAACACAGGAGTGTGTACCCTGGAACATTATCCTTCTCCTGGGTGGAGGCTTCGCTATGGCAAAGGGCTGTgag GCGTCCGGATTGGCTGTCTTGATCGGAGAGCATCTGCAGCCAATAGCGGAAGTTCCTCCCGCAGTGGCCTCGATTCTCATCACGGCCTTCATCGCCTGCTTCACCGAGTTCGCTAGTAACACCGccaccatcatcatcttcctcccAGTCATCGCCGAACTG GCCATGCGGGTGAACGCGAACCCGCTCTACTTCATGATCCCGGCGACGATCGGCTGCTCCTACGCCTTCATGCTTCCGGTTTCCACCCCTCCCAATTCCATCGCCTTCGCTTCAGGACACCTCATGGTCAAAGATATG GTGAAAACTGGGTTCATGATGAACATCCtcggcgttgtgtgtgtgtctctggctATGAACACGTGGGGACTGCACCTCTTCACCCTCCACACCTACCCAGAGTGGGCTAGGACTCTCAACACTACAGTAACCGCAGTGTCTATAACTACAGTACCAGCATTTAACTTTACTGGTTAA
- the slc13a3 gene encoding Na(+)/dicarboxylate cotransporter 3 isoform X1, translating into MDLVKFSKKLWCVRKQLVLLLAPLVLLPLLFVLPAQEGKCLYVVLLMAMFWCTEALPLAVTAMLPVCLFPTMGILPSREVCPQYFLETNFLFLSGLVMASAIEEWGLHRRIALRVLKIVGVKPAWLIMGMMITSSFLSMWLSNTATTAMMLPIANAILESLFGDLKTLKDKCKVKEDPESQCQVKLHMLPPEKHSLPEEDSPQCQLSLWQPHMAEGTGRADHRSPEEIRGEAEYQLKVWKGFLICIPYSASIGGTATLTGTAPNLILVGQLRSYFPQCDLINFGSWFVFAFPLMVIFLFVAWIWIAFLYGGLTARLCKNKQDNRAAAEAKAKAIIDEDYRKLGPINFAEGSISFFFIIYAVLLFTRDPKFVTGWSVFFNKGYVSDAVTGVIIISILFFFPSKRPSLSWWFNPRASTTPYVPLLSWKRTQECVPWNIILLLGGGFAMAKGCEASGLAVLIGEHLQPIAEVPPAVASILITAFIACFTEFASNTATIIIFLPVIAELAMRVNANPLYFMIPATIGCSYAFMLPVSTPPNSIAFASGHLMVKDMVKTGFMMNILGVVCVSLAMNTWGLHLFTLHTYPEWARTLNTTVTAVSITTVPAFNFTG; encoded by the exons ATGGACTTGGTAAAGTTCTCCAAAAAACTCTGGTGCGTGCGTAAACAGCTTGTTTTACTTCTGGCGCCTCTGGTGTTGCTACCTCTGCTCTTCGTTCTACCGGCACAG GAGGGGAAATGTCTGTACGTGGTGCTCCTGATGGCGATGTTCTGGTGTACGGAGGCTCTCCCTCTGGCCGTCACCGCCATGCTGCCAGTCTGTCTCTTCCCCACCATGGGCATCTTGCCGTCCAGGGAGGTCTGCCCACAGTACTTCCTGGAGACTAACTTCCTCTTCTTGAGTGGGCTGGTGATGGCCTCTGCGATCGAGGAGTGGGGCTTGCACCGACGCATCGCGCTCAGGGTGCTGAAGATTGTTGGAGTGAAACCAGCCTG GCTGATCATGGGCATGATGATTACGTCCTCCTTCCTCTCTATGTGGTTGAGTAACACTGCCACTACAGCCATGATGCTGCCCATTGCTAACGCCATCCTGGAGAGTCTGTTTGGAGACCTGAAGACCCTGAAGGACAAGTGCAAAGTCAAGGAAGACCCTGAAA GTCAGTGTCAGGTAAAGCTGCACATGCTCCCACCAGAGAAGCACTCCCTGCCCGAGGAGGACAG TCCTCAGTGCCAGCTGTCTCTATGGCAACCCCACATGGCCGAAGGAACGGGAAGAGCTGATCATAGGAGTCCGGAGGAGATCCGGGGCGAGGCGGAGTACCAGCTGAAAGTTTGGAAGGGATTCCTCATCTGCATCCCTTACTCGGCAAGCATCGGAGGTACGGCCACCCTCACGGGAACCGCTCCGAACCTCATCCTTGTCGGGCAGCTCAGGAG TTACTTCCCACAGTGTGACTTGATCAATTTCGGGTCATGGTTTGTCTTCGCTTTTCCACTCATGGTCATCTTCCTTTTCGTTGCATGGATCTGGATTGCATTCCTCTATGGAGGATTGACAGCacg attgtgtaaaaacaaacaagacaACCGCGCAGCTGCGGAAGCGAAGGCCAAAGCAATCATTGATGAAGACTACAGAAAGCTCGGGCCCATCAA TTTTGCTGAGGGATCCATTTCGTTCTTCTTCATTATCTATGCTGTCCTCCTCTTCACGAGAGACCCTAAGTTTGTCACAGGGTGGTCCGTGTTCTTCAACAAAGG GTACGTGTCAGATGCCGTCACAGGAGTCATCATCATCTCCatcctcttcttcttcccctcAAAGCGTCCCTCGCTGAGCTGGTGGTTCAACCCTCGGG cctccaccactcCATATGTGCCCCTGCTGTCATGGAAGAGAACACAGGAGTGTGTACCCTGGAACATTATCCTTCTCCTGGGTGGAGGCTTCGCTATGGCAAAGGGCTGTgag GCGTCCGGATTGGCTGTCTTGATCGGAGAGCATCTGCAGCCAATAGCGGAAGTTCCTCCCGCAGTGGCCTCGATTCTCATCACGGCCTTCATCGCCTGCTTCACCGAGTTCGCTAGTAACACCGccaccatcatcatcttcctcccAGTCATCGCCGAACTG GCCATGCGGGTGAACGCGAACCCGCTCTACTTCATGATCCCGGCGACGATCGGCTGCTCCTACGCCTTCATGCTTCCGGTTTCCACCCCTCCCAATTCCATCGCCTTCGCTTCAGGACACCTCATGGTCAAAGATATG GTGAAAACTGGGTTCATGATGAACATCCtcggcgttgtgtgtgtgtctctggctATGAACACGTGGGGACTGCACCTCTTCACCCTCCACACCTACCCAGAGTGGGCTAGGACTCTCAACACTACAGTAACCGCAGTGTCTATAACTACAGTACCAGCATTTAACTTTACTGGTTAA